The following are encoded together in the Alphaproteobacteria bacterium genome:
- a CDS encoding pentapeptide repeat-containing protein: MKFFAVIAFVFSCFFINENAFSYNQEDFDFLVKSSQLLEQLDTTDLQSKESKALLKELKNLKKHRSQNLDLSSLKLSDFTFSLEKLHTIKDIKLKDKLLSYINLEGTNFENSTFNNVTFISVNLKNANLNNITFECSQFISCPISGILSGHINASGFHNCVLRDLKFINTHFNNTEFYNINFDDVHFNNIDASNCTYILCTFPANALTEVDYTQCNFTQSFFANDCYISHCTDCTFYIPAQIIQSTIGTHRPDFMYANDFENNNRLETIKKDDLTEIRANHRKSINATSSRSPSPSSERSKSSSSSCSPLDSDDDDTHSFMTLSPSPKLIRKLNITTHINKMENKSETLKKGLMASLNAEISLYRHLLTILESDYVERLASAKYKRTPRALLTKKTLDQTIDAVTASFEALIKKVVDHVERGYNASENQNAEDLRWAKCKFAEELGYLRGPAVVGPKAFLNGILQQTQFLSKPKIYQEDIARLNAEIEIYNTISSHYQQDLAKDKMQNIYDLFDQKMNAPIAASVEDIAKSFEAIETDENIASVRPTTFAPQSPTRTRLKEMKKVTTILQESNENLANLRSTPTAPETQPRGETEKSKSFKTLLEFHEQKSRQNL; encoded by the coding sequence ATGAAGTTTTTTGCAGTAATTGCATTTGTTTTTTCTTGTTTTTTTATAAACGAGAATGCTTTTTCCTACAATCAGGAAGATTTTGATTTTTTAGTAAAATCATCGCAACTTCTTGAGCAATTAGATACAACAGACCTACAATCCAAAGAATCTAAAGCACTATTAAAAGAACTTAAAAACCTTAAAAAACATAGATCTCAAAACCTTGACCTAAGCAGCTTAAAATTGAGCGATTTTACGTTTTCTCTGGAAAAATTGCATACAATTAAGGACATAAAATTAAAAGACAAATTACTAAGCTATATTAATCTTGAAGGCACAAATTTCGAAAACAGCACATTCAATAACGTTACTTTTATATCCGTGAATCTTAAAAATGCCAATTTAAACAACATCACTTTTGAGTGCTCACAATTTATAAGCTGCCCCATAAGTGGCATTCTAAGTGGTCATATTAATGCATCGGGTTTCCACAACTGCGTTTTAAGAGACTTAAAATTTATAAACACACATTTTAATAACACAGAATTTTATAACATTAACTTTGATGATGTTCATTTTAACAATATAGACGCTTCAAATTGCACCTACATTCTATGCACTTTCCCTGCAAATGCCCTTACAGAAGTGGATTATACACAATGTAACTTCACACAATCTTTTTTTGCAAATGATTGCTATATAAGCCATTGCACAGATTGTACATTTTATATTCCGGCACAAATAATTCAAAGTACAATAGGCACACATAGACCTGACTTCATGTATGCGAATGATTTTGAAAACAACAACAGACTAGAAACAATCAAAAAAGATGATTTAACAGAAATTCGTGCCAATCATCGTAAATCTATAAATGCAACTTCATCACGCTCACCTAGCCCTTCTTCTGAAAGATCTAAATCCTCATCCTCGTCCTGCTCACCTCTTGACAGCGATGATGATGATACACATTCTTTCATGACGCTTTCACCTTCCCCTAAATTAATCAGAAAACTTAACATCACGACCCATATTAATAAAATGGAAAACAAAAGTGAAACCCTTAAAAAAGGCCTCATGGCTAGCCTCAATGCTGAAATCAGTCTTTATCGTCACCTTTTAACAATTCTAGAAAGTGATTATGTTGAAAGACTTGCATCAGCTAAATACAAACGTACACCTCGTGCTCTTTTAACAAAAAAAACACTCGACCAAACAATCGACGCTGTCACAGCAAGCTTTGAAGCTCTTATAAAAAAAGTCGTTGATCACGTTGAAAGAGGATACAATGCTTCCGAAAACCAAAATGCTGAAGATCTAAGATGGGCAAAATGTAAATTTGCTGAAGAGTTAGGATATTTGCGTGGACCTGCAGTTGTTGGCCCAAAAGCATTCTTAAATGGCATCCTTCAACAAACACAATTTTTAAGTAAACCAAAAATATATCAAGAAGATATAGCCAGATTAAATGCTGAAATAGAAATTTATAATACAATTTCAAGTCACTATCAACAAGATTTGGCAAAAGACAAAATGCAAAACATTTATGATCTTTTTGATCAAAAAATGAATGCACCAATAGCCGCTTCAGTAGAAGACATTGCAAAGTCTTTCGAAGCCATTGAAACTGATGAAAATATAGCTTCAGTAAGACCTACAACATTTGCACCACAATCACCAACCCGCACACGCTTAAAAGAAATGAAAAAAGTGACAACAATTTTACAAGAAAGCAATGAAAATCTAGCTAACCTTAGATCAACACCAACTGCACCTGAAACACAACCACGGGGAGAAACCGAAAAAAGTAAATCGTTTAAAACACTTTTAGAATTTCACGAACAAAAATCTCGACAAAACTTATAA